From the genome of Pelobacter propionicus DSM 2379, one region includes:
- a CDS encoding HEAT repeat domain-containing protein, with translation MSRLISIDTSLRERRRIMRLLDFLTRDDLSTDQMERIGRRLQKAGRRALGPLVRKLWREKNGTAIYRYTCMLDFFDDRQWLDQLVQITLRRTDLDEQGRMALLDALHDYGVDVTAPPFAGMTGYGASSMEGFIADCLKDGEPGLVRFMDMFLDATDEVREQMTRRLSEVGTPDAVSLLEILISFERPEVVREAIIALGKIKNGLALTVLTSAEKRHEGDLADLIRRSIRRLSFMGIRQPAQLPPSFPVPLPLYQIQAGPVDVYGSRSLLFTWVLEDGTYAALLLLIGESEGIINALSYRMKDDQEYDMVQREVTAGELLDPVEESYAMALLRDALSTSRKQGFYLPPDFYVDMRLFAPDSLRSEAYIPRFSLVHLEGIVERIPAYIVGSGELLDTPALEGWLLSEPAMYDAAERLASLEKNAPDGRIPDDQLEAELSDFCARQIVPRRAEIVKRLLLTADFLQQTGAEEQLVQHTLATALSLVGGFVPESRHPFIRRLIMDSIETARQALADGYDLRLEEGYDDEE, from the coding sequence ATGAGTAGACTTATTTCCATCGATACCTCCCTGCGGGAACGGCGGCGTATCATGCGACTGCTGGATTTTCTCACGCGGGACGACCTTTCCACCGACCAGATGGAGCGCATCGGCAGGCGGCTGCAGAAGGCGGGACGGCGGGCGCTTGGTCCGCTGGTGCGCAAGCTGTGGCGCGAGAAGAACGGCACCGCCATCTACCGCTACACCTGCATGCTGGATTTCTTCGATGACCGGCAGTGGCTGGACCAGCTGGTGCAGATCACCCTCAGACGCACCGACCTGGACGAGCAGGGACGCATGGCGCTCCTGGATGCCCTGCACGACTATGGGGTGGATGTGACCGCCCCCCCCTTCGCCGGCATGACCGGCTACGGGGCCAGCTCCATGGAGGGGTTCATCGCCGATTGCCTGAAGGATGGCGAACCGGGGCTGGTGCGTTTCATGGACATGTTCCTGGACGCCACCGACGAGGTGCGCGAGCAGATGACCCGGCGCTTGTCGGAGGTGGGCACACCCGATGCGGTGTCGCTGCTGGAGATCCTGATCTCCTTCGAGCGGCCCGAGGTGGTGCGCGAGGCGATCATTGCCCTGGGCAAGATCAAAAACGGCCTGGCCCTGACGGTCCTGACCAGCGCCGAGAAACGGCACGAGGGGGATCTGGCCGACCTGATCAGGCGCAGCATCCGCCGCCTCTCCTTCATGGGAATCCGCCAGCCGGCCCAGCTGCCCCCCTCGTTTCCGGTGCCGCTGCCGCTTTACCAGATCCAGGCCGGACCGGTGGATGTGTACGGCTCGCGGTCGCTTCTGTTCACCTGGGTTCTGGAGGATGGAACCTATGCGGCCCTGCTGCTGTTGATCGGCGAATCCGAGGGGATCATCAACGCTTTAAGCTACCGCATGAAGGATGACCAGGAGTACGACATGGTCCAGCGGGAGGTCACTGCCGGCGAGCTGCTGGATCCGGTGGAGGAGTCCTATGCCATGGCTCTGCTACGGGACGCCCTCTCCACCAGCCGCAAGCAGGGCTTCTACCTGCCGCCCGACTTCTATGTGGACATGCGGCTGTTCGCTCCCGACTCCCTGCGTTCCGAGGCCTATATCCCCCGTTTCAGTCTGGTCCACCTGGAGGGGATCGTGGAGCGCATACCGGCCTACATCGTCGGCAGCGGCGAGCTGCTGGACACTCCCGCCCTGGAGGGGTGGCTCTTGTCCGAGCCGGCAATGTACGATGCCGCCGAACGTCTGGCCAGCCTGGAGAAGAACGCGCCCGATGGCCGCATCCCTGATGATCAGCTGGAGGCCGAACTGAGCGACTTCTGCGCCCGGCAGATCGTTCCCCGCCGGGCCGAGATCGTCAAACGCCTGCTTCTGACCGCCGATTTCCTGCAGCAGACCGGCGCCGAAGAGCAGCTTGTTCAGCATACCCTGGCCACGGCGCTCAGCCTGGTGGGTGGATTCGTTCCCGAGTCGCGCCACCCCTTTATCAGGCGCTTGATTATGGATAGTATCGAGACGGCCCGCCAGGCCCTGGCCGACGGGTACGACCTACGATTGGAGGAAGGCTATGACGACGAAGAATAG
- a CDS encoding NAD(P)H-dependent glycerol-3-phosphate dehydrogenase, which translates to MTTKNSPLRVAVIGGGSWGTALANVLAGNSHDTVLWVHDTELVDEINQRHMNPLFLPGIPLCPALVCTENLTHALSGRDLVLMVTPVQVMRGVLDRARGLIDPDAVIVNASKGIELESLKTVSQICAEFFGERFLERYVALSGPTFAREVAQGLPSLIVAASRVESCARKVQTAFSNPTFRAYTNSDVIGVELGGAVKNVIAIAAGICDGLGFGHNARAALITRGLAEMNRLGLAMGAQAATFAGLAGMGDLVLTCTGDLSRNRTVGFKLGQGMRLKDILAEMRMVAEGVKTAESVFQLSRKLGVEMPIVEKAYQILHEDKPAKQAVTELMARALKAEG; encoded by the coding sequence ATGACGACGAAGAATAGCCCGCTCAGGGTGGCGGTCATCGGCGGCGGAAGCTGGGGTACGGCCCTGGCCAACGTGCTGGCGGGGAATAGCCATGACACGGTTCTCTGGGTGCATGACACCGAGCTGGTGGACGAGATCAACCAGCGCCACATGAACCCGCTCTTCCTCCCCGGCATCCCGCTCTGCCCCGCTTTGGTCTGCACAGAGAACCTGACCCACGCCCTGTCCGGTCGCGATCTTGTCCTGATGGTGACGCCGGTGCAGGTCATGCGCGGCGTCCTGGACCGGGCCCGGGGGCTGATCGACCCGGATGCCGTGATCGTCAACGCCTCCAAGGGGATCGAGCTGGAGAGCCTGAAGACCGTGTCCCAGATCTGCGCCGAGTTTTTCGGAGAGCGGTTCCTGGAGCGCTATGTGGCCCTGTCCGGCCCCACCTTTGCCCGCGAGGTCGCTCAGGGACTCCCCTCCTTGATCGTGGCCGCCTCCCGCGTTGAATCCTGTGCCCGAAAGGTGCAGACCGCCTTCAGCAATCCAACATTCCGCGCCTACACCAACAGCGACGTTATCGGCGTGGAGCTGGGGGGAGCGGTCAAGAACGTGATCGCCATTGCCGCCGGCATCTGCGATGGCCTGGGTTTCGGCCACAACGCCCGTGCGGCCCTGATCACCCGCGGCTTGGCCGAGATGAACCGTCTGGGGCTGGCCATGGGGGCCCAGGCTGCCACCTTCGCTGGCCTGGCCGGCATGGGCGACCTGGTGCTGACCTGCACCGGCGATCTCTCCCGCAACCGCACCGTCGGCTTTAAGCTGGGGCAGGGGATGCGTTTGAAAGACATCCTGGCCGAGATGCGCATGGTGGCCGAGGGGGTCAAGACCGCCGAATCGGTCTTCCAGCTCTCCCGCAAGCTGGGGGTGGAGATGCCCATCGTGGAGAAGGCCTATCAGATCCTTCACGAGGACAAGCCGGCCAAGCAGGCGGTGACGGAACTGATGGCCAGGGCGCTGAAGGCGGAGGGGTAG
- the gyrA gene encoding DNA gyrase subunit A produces the protein MINTPQNKIAVNIEDEMKRSYMDYAMSVIIGRALPDVRDGLKPVHRRCLYAMYDMSNDWNKPYKKSARVVGDVIGKYHPHGDTAAYDTIVRMAQDFSLRYTLVDGQGNFGSIDGDRPAAMRYTEIRLRQLSHELLADLDKETVGMAPNYNDELLEPTVLPSKFPNLLINGSTGIAVGMATNIPPHNLGEVIDGIIAVINNPDLAHEELLALIPGPDFPTGATIYGRQGIRDAYTTGRGIIQIRAKAHIEAAKKSERQSIIVTELPYQVNKARLIEKIAELVKEKKIEGIAEIRDESDREGMRIVVEVKRDDNPEVLLNLLYKLTQMQTSFGIILLAIVHNRPRILSLREMIDCFIEHRAEVVTRRTNFELKKALARAHILEGLKIALDWLDAVIELIRSSKTPPEAKQGLMEGAFADAEFLARLELPRPVGYDDGVHLSEIQAQAILEMRLQRLTGLERDKILSEYEEIMKLIARLREILASDREIFNIIISELTEIRDKFGDIRRSEISDTTPDISLEDTIMDEEMVVTISHTGYIKRSAVDLYRSQRRGGKGKTGMKTREEDFVEQLFIASTKDYLLCFTDAGRMYWLKVYEIPEGNRTTKGKAVVNLVNVGMEEKITTILPVKEFSEHTFLFMATRNGVVKKTPLIEYSNVRSGGIIAVNLDDGDKLIGVALTDGTKDVFLASRNGKAIRFSEQDVRSMGRVTRGVRGMNLNEDDHVIGMEIVHNDVVGSTIFTVCENGYGKRTDLDEYRDQSRGGKGIITIKTNARNGSVVNVMQVSNDNDLMVITDNGKILRVPVSGFSVIGRNTQGVRLITTEEKEKVVAVARLAEKEEDDENEGTE, from the coding sequence ATGATTAACACTCCGCAGAACAAGATAGCCGTCAACATCGAAGACGAGATGAAACGTTCCTACATGGACTACGCCATGTCGGTCATCATCGGCCGCGCCCTGCCGGACGTGCGGGACGGACTCAAGCCGGTGCACCGGCGCTGTCTGTACGCCATGTACGACATGAGCAACGACTGGAACAAGCCGTACAAGAAATCGGCCCGTGTGGTCGGTGACGTGATCGGTAAGTACCACCCCCACGGCGACACTGCGGCCTACGATACCATCGTGCGCATGGCCCAGGACTTCTCCCTGCGCTATACCCTGGTGGATGGCCAGGGTAACTTCGGCTCCATCGACGGCGACCGGCCGGCGGCCATGCGCTACACCGAGATCCGCCTGCGCCAGCTATCCCACGAGCTTCTGGCCGATCTGGACAAGGAAACCGTGGGCATGGCCCCCAACTACAACGACGAGTTGCTGGAGCCGACGGTCCTCCCCTCAAAGTTCCCCAACCTGCTGATCAACGGCTCCACCGGCATTGCCGTGGGCATGGCCACCAACATCCCGCCCCACAACCTGGGCGAGGTGATCGACGGCATCATCGCCGTGATCAACAACCCCGATCTGGCCCATGAAGAGCTTTTGGCCCTGATACCGGGTCCCGACTTCCCCACCGGCGCCACCATCTACGGCCGCCAGGGGATCCGGGACGCCTACACCACCGGTCGCGGCATCATCCAGATCCGCGCCAAGGCCCACATCGAGGCGGCCAAGAAGTCTGAACGCCAGTCCATCATCGTAACCGAACTCCCCTACCAGGTTAACAAGGCCCGGCTGATAGAGAAGATCGCCGAACTGGTCAAGGAGAAGAAGATCGAGGGAATCGCCGAGATCCGCGACGAGTCGGACCGGGAAGGGATGCGCATCGTCGTCGAGGTGAAACGGGACGATAATCCCGAGGTGCTGCTCAATCTGCTCTACAAGCTGACCCAGATGCAAACCTCCTTCGGCATCATCCTGCTGGCCATCGTACACAACCGTCCGCGCATCCTCTCGCTGAGGGAGATGATTGACTGTTTCATCGAGCACCGTGCCGAGGTGGTCACCCGCCGCACCAACTTCGAGCTGAAAAAGGCACTGGCCCGGGCCCACATCCTGGAAGGCCTGAAGATAGCCCTGGACTGGCTGGACGCGGTGATCGAGCTGATCCGCTCCTCCAAGACCCCGCCTGAGGCCAAACAAGGGCTGATGGAAGGGGCCTTCGCCGACGCCGAATTCCTGGCGCGCCTGGAGCTCCCCCGTCCCGTAGGCTACGATGATGGCGTGCATCTGAGCGAGATCCAGGCCCAGGCCATCCTGGAGATGCGCCTGCAGCGCCTGACCGGCCTGGAGCGGGACAAGATCCTCTCCGAGTACGAGGAGATCATGAAACTGATCGCCCGCCTGCGGGAGATTCTGGCCTCGGATCGGGAGATCTTCAACATCATCATCTCTGAACTTACCGAAATAAGGGATAAATTTGGCGACATTCGCCGCTCTGAGATATCCGATACCACCCCGGACATATCCCTGGAAGACACCATCATGGATGAGGAGATGGTGGTTACCATCTCCCACACCGGCTACATCAAGCGCAGCGCCGTTGATCTGTACCGTTCCCAGCGCCGCGGCGGCAAGGGCAAGACCGGCATGAAGACCAGGGAAGAGGATTTCGTCGAACAGCTCTTCATCGCCTCCACCAAGGACTACCTGCTCTGCTTCACCGATGCCGGCCGTATGTACTGGCTCAAGGTCTACGAGATCCCGGAGGGGAACCGCACCACCAAGGGCAAGGCGGTGGTCAACCTGGTCAATGTGGGCATGGAGGAGAAAATCACCACCATCCTGCCGGTGAAGGAGTTCAGCGAGCATACCTTCCTGTTCATGGCCACCCGCAACGGGGTGGTCAAGAAGACTCCGCTTATCGAATATTCCAACGTGCGCAGCGGCGGCATCATCGCCGTCAACCTGGACGACGGGGACAAGCTGATCGGCGTTGCCCTGACCGATGGCACCAAGGACGTCTTCCTGGCTTCGAGGAACGGCAAGGCCATCCGCTTCAGCGAGCAGGACGTGCGTTCCATGGGGCGCGTCACCCGCGGCGTGCGCGGCATGAACCTGAATGAGGACGATCATGTCATCGGCATGGAGATCGTGCACAACGACGTGGTCGGCTCCACCATCTTCACGGTCTGCGAGAACGGTTACGGCAAGCGCACCGACCTGGACGAGTATCGCGACCAGAGCCGCGGCGGCAAGGGGATCATAACCATCAAGACCAATGCCAGGAACGGCAGCGTGGTCAACGTCATGCAGGTATCAAACGACAACGACCTGATGGTGATCACCGACAATGGCAAGATCCTGCGCGTGCCTGTCTCCGGCTTCTCGGTCATCGGGCGCAACACCCAGGGGGTGCGCCTGATCACCACCGAGGAGAAGGAGAAGGTGGTGGCCGTTGCCCGCCTGGCCGAGAAGGAAGAGGACGACGAAAACGAGGGAACCGAGTAG
- the gyrB gene encoding DNA topoisomerase (ATP-hydrolyzing) subunit B, with protein MSEHNNVTQSNVEEYSADNIKVLEGLAAVRKRPAMYIGSTSGAGLHHLVYEIVDNSIDEALAGHCDNISVTINVDGSVTVIDNGRGIPTDMHPTEGRSAAEVVLTVLHAGGKFDNDSYKVSGGLHGVGVSVVNALSKWLELEIKRDGKIFRQSYRRGDPVAPLAETGATRKRGTKVTFMPDEEIFETTEFSFDVLSQRLRELAFLNAGVRIGISDMRVDNKSHEFYYEGGINSFVEYLNRNKIAVHPKPIYFRGEKGGVETEVSMQYNDSFDEKIFSFANNINTHEGGTHLVGFKAALTRTMNAYAAANNLLKKEKVSISGDDLREGLTCVISVKIPQPQFEGQTKTKLGNSEVKGYVESMINEKLAQFLEENPQVAKRILEKSIEAARAREAARRARETVRRKGALDLGGLPGKLADCQEKNPEHCELYLVEGDSAGGSAKQGRDRKFQAILPLKGKILNVEKSRFDKMISSQEIRTLITALGTGIGKDDFDISKLRYGRIIVMTDADVDGSHILTLLLTFFYRNMNELIQRGHLYIAQPPLYKVKRGKKEMYLRNEAALQNFLLEEGAEDLVLRLEKGDRKYLGKQIIPVIRQFIDNRAIFDKVVKKGISQELLSIIVRSNVPAGLEELSQVEPYLEAMKELAENGEYQVEEERIIFYIGNIRAIIDHQILGVLASHEYELLVENHRRVVETMADGRAYIEQEAGGKVLLETSNHEELLVYFLENAKKGLGIQRYKGLGEMNPDQLWETTMNPENRVLLQVKIEDAVESDEIFTILMGDQVDPRREFIETNALNVVNLDI; from the coding sequence ATGAGTGAACACAACAACGTGACACAGAGCAACGTTGAAGAGTACAGTGCCGATAACATCAAGGTACTGGAGGGTCTGGCCGCGGTGCGCAAGCGCCCCGCCATGTACATCGGCTCCACCTCCGGTGCGGGCCTGCACCACCTGGTGTACGAGATAGTGGACAACTCCATCGACGAGGCCCTGGCTGGTCATTGCGACAACATCAGTGTCACCATCAATGTGGACGGCTCCGTAACCGTCATCGACAACGGCCGCGGCATACCGACGGATATGCATCCCACCGAAGGGAGGTCGGCTGCCGAGGTCGTCCTGACCGTACTGCACGCCGGCGGCAAGTTCGATAATGATTCCTACAAGGTTTCCGGCGGTCTGCACGGCGTCGGCGTCTCGGTTGTCAACGCGCTTTCAAAATGGCTGGAACTGGAGATCAAGCGTGATGGCAAGATATTCCGCCAATCCTACCGCCGTGGCGATCCGGTTGCTCCCCTGGCCGAGACCGGCGCAACCAGGAAGCGGGGCACCAAAGTCACCTTCATGCCCGATGAGGAGATTTTCGAGACCACCGAGTTCTCCTTTGACGTTCTCTCCCAGCGCCTGCGCGAACTGGCCTTTCTCAACGCCGGCGTGCGCATCGGCATCAGCGACATGCGGGTGGACAACAAGTCCCACGAGTTCTACTACGAGGGGGGGATCAACTCCTTCGTCGAGTACCTGAATCGCAACAAGATCGCCGTGCATCCCAAGCCGATCTACTTCCGGGGAGAGAAGGGGGGGGTGGAGACCGAGGTCTCCATGCAGTACAACGACTCCTTCGACGAGAAAATCTTCTCCTTTGCCAACAACATCAATACCCACGAGGGGGGCACCCATCTGGTCGGCTTCAAGGCTGCCCTGACCCGCACCATGAACGCCTATGCGGCGGCCAACAATCTGCTCAAGAAGGAAAAGGTCTCCATCTCCGGTGACGACCTGCGCGAGGGGCTGACCTGCGTCATCTCGGTCAAAATCCCCCAGCCCCAGTTCGAGGGACAGACCAAGACCAAACTGGGCAACTCGGAGGTCAAGGGATATGTGGAATCCATGATCAACGAGAAGCTGGCCCAGTTCCTGGAGGAGAATCCCCAGGTGGCCAAGCGCATCCTGGAGAAATCCATCGAGGCAGCCCGGGCAAGGGAGGCTGCCCGCAGGGCCCGCGAGACGGTGCGACGCAAGGGCGCCCTGGACCTGGGAGGGCTGCCGGGCAAACTGGCCGACTGCCAGGAGAAGAACCCCGAACATTGCGAACTGTACCTGGTGGAGGGTGACTCCGCCGGCGGCTCGGCCAAACAGGGGCGCGACCGCAAGTTCCAGGCCATCCTGCCGCTGAAGGGCAAGATCCTCAACGTGGAGAAGTCCCGTTTCGACAAGATGATCTCCTCCCAGGAGATCCGCACCCTGATCACCGCCCTGGGCACCGGCATCGGCAAGGATGATTTCGATATCTCCAAGCTGCGCTACGGCCGGATCATCGTCATGACCGACGCCGACGTGGACGGCTCCCACATCCTGACCCTGCTCTTAACCTTCTTCTACCGCAACATGAACGAGCTGATCCAGCGCGGCCATCTGTACATTGCCCAGCCGCCGCTCTACAAGGTCAAGCGGGGCAAGAAGGAGATGTACCTGAGGAACGAAGCGGCCCTGCAGAACTTCCTGCTGGAGGAGGGGGCCGAGGACCTGGTTCTCAGGCTGGAGAAGGGGGACCGGAAATACCTGGGAAAACAGATCATCCCGGTGATCCGCCAGTTCATCGACAACCGGGCCATCTTCGACAAGGTGGTCAAAAAGGGAATTTCCCAGGAGTTGCTCTCCATCATCGTCCGCAGTAACGTGCCGGCTGGCCTGGAAGAGCTTTCCCAGGTAGAGCCGTATCTGGAGGCCATGAAGGAACTGGCCGAAAACGGGGAGTACCAGGTGGAGGAGGAGCGGATCATCTTCTACATCGGCAATATCCGCGCCATCATCGACCATCAGATCCTGGGCGTTCTGGCCAGCCACGAGTACGAACTGCTGGTGGAAAATCACCGCCGGGTGGTGGAAACCATGGCCGACGGCCGTGCCTACATCGAGCAGGAAGCGGGTGGGAAGGTGCTGCTTGAAACATCCAACCATGAGGAATTACTGGTATATTTTCTTGAAAACGCCAAGAAGGGTCTGGGCATCCAGCGCTACAAAGGTCTGGGCGAGATGAACCCGGACCAGCTCTGGGAGACCACCATGAATCCGGAGAACAGGGTGCTCTTGCAGGTCAAGATCGAGGATGCCGTGGAATCGGACGAGATCTTCACCATCCTGATGGGCGACCAGGTGGACCCGCGCCGCGAATTCATTGAGACCAACGCGCTGAACGTGGTCAACCTGGACATCTAA